Part of the Candidatus Palauibacter australiensis genome is shown below.
CGCCACAGGACGCTCATGATGTCCAGCTCCCGGTCGCTGAATGTCGGATCCCTCAAGGCTTCACCTCCTCCTGCCAGCGCCGTGGCAGCGTCCCCGCTCAAGCATGTACGAACATCTTCGTACGAAACGATACGTGGTTCGGCACCCCCTGTCAACGAAGGTCTTCGTACCATGCGTCGGCCCTTGTGAATTCGCACCCGGCGAACGAGGCTCCCGGAACGATCAGGGCCTCCGACGAGGACGCCTCCGACGAGGCCACAACCGACGGGATGACAACCAGCGGCGACGATGGATCTGACACGGGACGAGCGAGCGGTCCTCGACGGGAGCCGGGGGGAGATCCCCCGCAAGCTCCTCCTCACCATGGTCCGCTTCGGCGAGGCGATGGATGCGGAGCGGCTCGTGCCGGTGGAGGGACCCGGGCACCTCGTGATCCCGGAGTCCAAGCCCGGGGTGGGGGCGCGGACGGAGTTTCTCGAGTCGCTCGTCGACGCCGGGGTCCGGGCCGCGCTCCCCTTCACGGCCGACCCGGCAACGATCCTCAACGAGACGCTGTCGGATCTGACGGGCGAGCAGCGGGAGCGGCTCGCTCGCGCGTACCCGATGGAGGTGCGCTACCGGGAGGCACTCACGAAGCTGGGCCTGCGCGATGCGGGCGGTCTCACCTGCACGCCGTGGTTCGAGGAGGTGGCGAACCGGCCCTCGTACGGCCAGATCGTCGCGTGGGCGGAGTCCTCCGCGGTGGTGTACGCGAACTCCGTCATCGGCGCGCGCACGCACCGGAATCCCGGGATCATCGATCTCATCTCCAACGTCGTCGGCAAGACGCCGCGCGCCGGCCTGCTGACCGACGAGGGACGGCGCGCGAGCTGGCTCGTCGAGGTCGAGGCGGCGGGGCCGATCAACGGCCAGGTGCTCGGCTACCTCATCGGGCGCGAGGTCGGAGACGGAACCCCGTGGGTGACGGGGCTCGCGGACATGCTAAAGGGCGGCGAACACCCGGCGAGCGGGAAGTTCCTGCGCGACTTCGGGACCAACGCCTCCGTGGGGGGCGGGGTCGGCCTCTTCCACCTGGAAGGCGTCACCGTGGAGGCGAAGCGGTACGGCCGGCGGCTCATCCGCGACGACGCCCGCCGGCTGACGATCGACGCGGAGCGGATCGAGTCGGTCGGGGCGTCGCTGCGGGCGGACCGCCCGGTCGAGGAGCTGCGGCCGAACAAGGTCCTGCTCGGCTGTCCGCACCTCACCTACGACCAGCTCTGCGCGTGGACCGATGCGGTGGCGAGCGGACTCGCGCGCGCCGGACGCGATCGCCTCGCGGTGGAGACGGTCTTCGTCGCGGCCCCCGACGTGGTGTCCCGCTTCCGCGCCGAACATCCGGGCTTCGCGACCCTCGCCCTCGCGGGAGGGCACGTGGGTTCCTTCTGCCTCGAGGCGTTCATGCAGGACCCGATCCTCGCGCCCGCCTGCGTCGTCACGAACTCGAACAAGCTCCGCTACTACAGCCGCAACGTGTACATGCTCGACGACGAGGCGCTCCTCCGGGTGATGGTGACGGGGGGCACGGGAGCCGCTGCCGGGGGCTCCGACGGGGGGAACGCCTGATGCCCCGGCTCCGGGGCCGGGCGGTCATAGGCGGAGAGATCGCGGCGCTCGCCGCCGTGTCCCGCGTCGGGTTCAACCCCTTCGCGAGCTTCTGCGACCAGTTCGACGGCGGGATCGACACGGCCGTGTGCGGGGATCCGCAGAACCCCGAACTCTTCGGCGAACCGCTCACCGGGCGGGTCGTCCTCGCGCCCTTCTGCGTGGGCTCCACCTCCGCCGGACCCTGCTGGGAGCGCATCGCGGAACTCGGCCTCGCCCCCGCTGCACTCCTCCTGCCCGGGGACGTGGATCCGCTCACGGCCGGAGGTCTCATCCTGGCCGATGTCTGGCTCGACGCGCCGATCGTGTGCGTGGACCGGCTGGGGCCCGAACTGCTCGACCGGGTCGAGACCGGCGACGAACTGCGCGTCGGCCGCGACGGCGTGGTGGCCTGGTAGCGGTCCGCCCTCAGGCGTCGGACGGCAGGCGCGTCAGTCGTCGGAGGCCGTGAGCCAGCCCTCCCGCTCGAAGGTGGGCG
Proteins encoded:
- a CDS encoding aconitase X; the encoded protein is MDLTRDERAVLDGSRGEIPRKLLLTMVRFGEAMDAERLVPVEGPGHLVIPESKPGVGARTEFLESLVDAGVRAALPFTADPATILNETLSDLTGEQRERLARAYPMEVRYREALTKLGLRDAGGLTCTPWFEEVANRPSYGQIVAWAESSAVVYANSVIGARTHRNPGIIDLISNVVGKTPRAGLLTDEGRRASWLVEVEAAGPINGQVLGYLIGREVGDGTPWVTGLADMLKGGEHPASGKFLRDFGTNASVGGGVGLFHLEGVTVEAKRYGRRLIRDDARRLTIDAERIESVGASLRADRPVEELRPNKVLLGCPHLTYDQLCAWTDAVASGLARAGRDRLAVETVFVAAPDVVSRFRAEHPGFATLALAGGHVGSFCLEAFMQDPILAPACVVTNSNKLRYYSRNVYMLDDEALLRVMVTGGTGAAAGGSDGGNA
- a CDS encoding DUF126 domain-containing protein, producing MPRLRGRAVIGGEIAALAAVSRVGFNPFASFCDQFDGGIDTAVCGDPQNPELFGEPLTGRVVLAPFCVGSTSAGPCWERIAELGLAPAALLLPGDVDPLTAGGLILADVWLDAPIVCVDRLGPELLDRVETGDELRVGRDGVVAW